Below is a genomic region from Candidatus Aenigmatarchaeota archaeon.
AGTTTACATTATTCATCATAGATATCCATCACCTCCTATCAATTCTAAAAGGAGGTTGTAAACTTCCCTTTTTATTCTTTAACTATGTGGCGAAGTTAAGTTATTAATAGAGGAAGCAGAATCACAGATAAAATCAGCCCAACAGAATCTTGCAAACAAGGCTTATGATGAAGCTGTTAAAAACTTGACAAATGCCAGAAATCTTATAGATAGGGCAAGGGGAATACTGTATGAAAGATTGAAAGAAGTTGTTAAACCCAGTAAGATCATTTACATAATCCCGGCAATAATTGTAGCTGCATTATTATTGTTTGTGATCTTCTTCATCCTTTACAGAAAGAGAAGCAAGAAGAAGGTGTTGTTCCCAGCACTTGAGAAGATCAAAGGGACAATTGAAGTTGCAAAACAAGAAGAGCAAAAGGAATTGTTGAAAGAAAGAAGATAAGATCAATGTTAAAATTGCTTGAAAAGGAGAAAAACGAGAAAATAATAAGCAGGAGCGTGTACGAAGAGATGAAGAGAAATTTGGAGGAAAAGTTGAAAGATATTGAGAGGAAACTTAGGTGATTAATACCTTTTCATGCCCTGACTTGAATATTTCTTCCTTTCAGACTTCCCGGCCTTTACTACATGATAGAATCTTGCGCACTTGGGGCATACCCTTTCTTTTCTTGTCAAAAGAGATAACATCTTCTTGTCGACCTGTTGAAGTATAGTTTGGTCTGTTATTCTAAAACCCCTTTTGACGACAAAAGTCTTCCATCTTGGAACCAACCTTCCACACTGATCGCATCTTATCTTTTGTTCATTCCCCCTAGTGCTGGTGTGCTTATAGGTTCTCTTATAGGGGGCTTCAGAAATTGGCAAGGATTATCACCCTATTTAATGACATAAACATCCTATTAGAATTAAAACATTAAGAATATAAATGTTGTGTATGAGGTATGAGATAGTTGATGATATAACTTCTGATGTGATGTTCAAAGCATATGGGAAGAGTTTAGAAGAGCTTATTGAGAATTCAGGAGAAGCTCTTTTTTCAATAGTTTGCGACATTAAAAAAATAAAACCAAAGAGAAAATTGGTCATAAAAGTTGAGGGTGAAGATGAGAGGGAATTGATACACAATTGGCTGTCCAAACTTTTATCGTTGATAGATATAGAAAATATCTTTTTTTCCAAATTCAAGGTCATAGAACTAAAGAAAAATGGTTCATACAAATTAAAGGTCGAAGGAAAAGGAGAAGATGTAAAACCAGAATTAATTCTTACAGTTGCAAAGGCCGTGACTTATTATAAATATGATGTCGGAAAAACCAAGGATGGTTGGTTTGCGACAGTTGTATTGGATGTTTGAAATATTGAAATTTTCAATTTTTTATTATTGATGAAAACAATATATAAAAGGTGAAAACATGAAAGAAAAAATAATAAAGATCAACGACTTCGTCTGGGAAATTCCAAAAACAGCTAGAGAT
It encodes:
- a CDS encoding archease, translating into MRYEIVDDITSDVMFKAYGKSLEELIENSGEALFSIVCDIKKIKPKRKLVIKVEGEDERELIHNWLSKLLSLIDIENIFFSKFKVIELKKNGSYKLKVEGKGEDVKPELILTVAKAVTYYKYDVGKTKDGWFATVVLDV